The Brevibacillus choshinensis genome includes the window AAAAAGCACCTAGTCTACTACTAGGTGCTTTTGCTGTGCATAGGGGACCAATTAGCTTTCTAACCCAGCGAGGAAGTCTTTTTCTTTTCCCTGGAGGACATAATCATGCAAGCTGGTCCACGAGAGAATAAAGTGATTACGTGGTGGGACATTCGAATAATCGCCTGCGCTAACGCCGGGAAAAACCCGATCTACAGATAAATGCTGTGTACGATGAGCACGTAAGGCAGCGGCTACCTGTTCTCTGTACTCGGGTGCATCGACGATCGTCGTGATGGTTTCATACGAATCCGTAAAGGGTGGTGGTGCACTGACTTGGCCGTTAGCGGCACGCGTCGCATAATAGAGCTTACGAACGCTCGTATCCGCAGGTAGGCGGTGTATCGCTTGCGTGGTGGCTTCTGAGATCGTCTTGTGGTCCTGATGGCCGGAAATTCCGTGTGGCGCGAATGTCACGACTACCTCTGGCTGCAGTCTCGATATGGCCTCGTGTATGCGGGTAATTAGCTCCTCTAGAGGAACATCACTGAGCATTTTGTCCTCATAGTCCCAAATCTCAAGGCTTGTTACGCCCAGGATCGAGGCGGCTTCTTTGAGCTCTTGCTCACGGACGAGTGGCAAATCTTCTTGAGAACAAATGGGAGGGTTACCCGGTTTGCCTGCTTGACCGCGAGTGGCACTTATCAAGAAGCAATCTGCTTTTTGTTCATGGCGATATTTGGAAATGGTAATTCCGGAAGTAAACGTCTCATCATCCGGATGGGCAAAAATAAATAAAATGCCGTGTTTTTTCATAAAAAACACCCCCATGTATAAACTTCCATAATTACTCTATCCATTATGACACAGTTCCACCGGATTGGTAATGAAACGCACGGATTTGGGGAGGCTATACGTACGGTTATTATCGCGTTTTTACGTTTGTACAGCAAATTCAGACTACTTGTATCAACGATTTTCTTGATTGGTAAAATTTTGTATGATTATACCTTCGAAACTAAGAAAACGCTTACGAAATGGAAAAAAGGTTTTTTTATAGCTTCTCATACAGGAGACAAACATGTATACTAAAGGCTGCGTTTACCGATAACATTTTTGAGGTGGTAAGTAATGGGTAATCAAGACGTGGTAACCGAAAGCACCCAAGGGACTGAAAAGCAAGAGAGCTTGAACTTGCTCGACTCTACTCAAGTGGTGATCAAGGAAGCACTGGAGAAACTAGGTTACCAAGAATCGATGTTTGAACTCTTGAAGGAGCCGCTACGCGTTTTGACCGTACGCATTCCGGTTCGCATGGATAACGGCGAAGTAAAGGTGTTTACGGGCTATCGTGCACAG containing:
- a CDS encoding PIG-L deacetylase family protein is translated as MKKHGILFIFAHPDDETFTSGITISKYRHEQKADCFLISATRGQAGKPGNPPICSQEDLPLVREQELKEAASILGVTSLEIWDYEDKMLSDVPLEELITRIHEAISRLQPEVVVTFAPHGISGHQDHKTISEATTQAIHRLPADTSVRKLYYATRAANGQVSAPPPFTDSYETITTIVDAPEYREQVAAALRAHRTQHLSVDRVFPGVSAGDYSNVPPRNHFILSWTSLHDYVLQGKEKDFLAGLES